Below is a genomic region from Spirosoma radiotolerans.
GCCCACGCAGCTTTTCACGGTGCGCAGGGACTTGCCGTACGCGTGACCGCTTTCGAAACCAGCGGCTATGAGTTCTTCCCAAATGATGGGCAGATCGCCAACGTGTGCACCGAAGAGATCAATTCGCTGTCCCCCGGTAATCTTGGTGTAAAGGCCATATTTCTTGGCAACCTGACCAATCACGATCAACTTATCCGGGGTGATTTCGCCACCCGGAATGCGGGGTACAACCGAATAGGTGCCGCCTTTCTGGATATTAGCCAGAAATCGGTCATTTGAATCCTGAATCGTGGCCCGTCCTTTCTCCAGAATGTTCTCGTTCCAGAGACTTGCCAGAATGGAGGCCACAGCGGGTTTACACACCTCGCACCCATCGCCTTTCCCGATATGGTCCAGCACAGCACCGAATGTTTTAAGGCTATTGATTTTAACCAGATCCAGTAGCTCCTGTCGCGTGTAATCGAAGTGTTCGCAAAGGATATTCCGAACATAAACGCCTTTCTCCTTCAGAACACCCTGAATGATATCTTTCACCATGGGCGTGCATCCTCCGCAACCGGTACAGGCTTTGGTCGCTTTCTTGAGCGCATCGACGGTTGTATGACCATTTTCGCCAATTTCATGGCAAAGCATGGCTTTAGTCACGGCTTCGCAGGAACAGATCAGCGCGTCGTCGGGTAAACCCATGACTCCGGCAGCAGACCCGGCATCTTCACCTCCACGTGAACCCAAAATCAGATCTTCAGGATCAGGTGGGAGAATGGTTTTGTTCTTGCAGGTTTGCAGCAGCATGTTGTACTGGTCAGCATCGCCAACCAGAATGCCGCCCAGCAATTCTTTTCCATCCGTCGATATGTTGACGCGCTTATAAACGCCTTTCGCCTTGTTTTCGTAGACAATCGTTTTACAGTCCGATGCAAAGGGATCACCAAAAGAGCCCACGTCCGTGCCAATCAGCTTCAGCTTGGTTGACATATCGTACGGCTTGAACTCTTTTTCTGTGCCCGTCAGGCGAGCGGCTACCACCTCGGCCATTTCGTAGCCGGGCGCCACCAAACCATAAATCATATGGTGTGCCACGGCACATTCGCCAATGGCAAAGATGGATGGGTCAGATGTTTGCAGGAAGTTATCGACCAGGATGCCCCCACGCGGGTGGGTCTCAATCCCTGACGCTTTGGCAAGCTCGTCGCGGGGGCGAATGCCAGCAGATATAACCAGCATATCGACGTCAATACGTGACCCGTCGGCAAACTGCATCCCGGTAATGGCCTCATCGCCGGTAATTTCCTGTGTACTCTTCGACAGGTGAATGGTCAACCCCAGGGATTCCAGTTGCTGCTGTAAAATACCCGATCCGGCATCGTCAATCTGACGGGGCATCAGCCGGGGTGCAAATTCAACGACGTGAGCTTCATCCAGACCCAGGTCGAGCAGCGCTTTGGCGGCTTCGAGACCTAACAAACCGCCACCCAAAACTGCCCCACGCCGTGCCTTGCGGGCGTAGGACTGAATAAGGTCGAGGTCTTCAATAGTGCGATACACAAACACGCCGTCTTTTTCCACACCGGCTACGGGCGGCACAAACGCCCCCGAACCCGTGGCCAGCACCAGATAGTCATAAGGTACTACGACACCGTGGTGTGAACGGACCTCTTTTCGCTCCCGGTCAATGTCTACGACCGGATCGGTGAGGTAGAGCGTAATAGCATTTTCGGCATACCAGCTTTGGGGCGCAAGTGTCAGATCGTCGGCTGTTTTACCATCGAAATAAGCACTTAAATGAACCCGGTCGTAGGCTACGCGCGGTTCTTCTCCAAAAACCGTTATCGTAAATTGGTACCCATTTTTTTCTTTGGCTACTAATTTCTCGCAGAACTTGTAGCCTACCATGCCATTGCCAATGACGACGACACGCCTGTTTTTGTTTGTGTTCATAGTTAATTGTAACTATAGCATTGTGAAAACCCCGTTTTATTATTGTACTTTATTTATAAAATAGCCTTTTTCCTCCCAAAATAGGCTAGTCAAAAGTAAGAGGTGTTTTTTGTAAATCCTAACGTATTATTCCGTTATAGGTTGATTATGAAACATATTTTTTCGAAAAAGACTTGTTTTTAAGAATTTCATCTCTACTTTTGACCAAGAAACAGCGTATAGTTAAAATCGCTTGTTGATAGTATAATAGTACTATTCCAGTATAAACGGTAAAGTCAAATGATGCCAAAGCTAACACTCGTGGGGGCGGGTCCCGGCGACGGCGAATTGATCACCTTAAAAGGGATCAGGGCGCTTCGGCAGGCAGATGTTGTTCTATATGACGATCTGGCCAACCACACATTACTGGAGTTTGCGCCCGAACAGGCACTGAAGATCTACGTAGGTAAACGGGCTGGTCAGGCGTCGTTGACGCAGGAAGAAATCAACGAGCTGATCGTTCGGTGTGCGCAGGAGCATAGTCATGTGGTTCGACTCAAAGGGGGCGATCCATACGTGTTTGGGCGTGGCTTTGAAGAACTCGAGTATGTACGGCGGTATGCTATTGACTGCGAGGTGGTGCCGGGCGTATCGAGTAGTATAGCCGTACCCGCTTCGCAGGGTATTCCTGTGACGAGCCGGGGCGTAAGCGAGAGTTTCTGGGTCATTACCGGCACCACCCGAAATGGCGAACTTTCAGAAGATCTGTATCTGGCGGCTCAATCGAAAGCAACCGTTGTGGTGTTGATGGGCATGCGGAAAGTAAAGGAGATATGCGCTATTTTCTGCGAGGCCGGACGCGGTCATTTGCCCATGGCCATTGTGCAGAATGGGACGCGTGCCGATGAGCAGTGCGTGATTGGTCAGGTCTGGAATATACCACAGTTAGCGGCAGAGCAAGGCGTGGGGGCGCCCGCTGTGCTGGTCATTGGTGAAGTTGTCTCGTTGCATCCGTCGTATCTGGCGGAATCAATGCGAAATTTCTCCATGGCCTGCTGAGGGACTGCTTACGGTTTTAAGGTATTCGGTGGCTGGCGTGTCAGAGTTCATGCGTGAGCCCACCGTAAACAGAAACCGAAAAAAGCCGATCCGGTGTGGGGGCACCTTTGGATCGGCCAAAACAGGGTTGTCTATGCGAAAAACACAAACGCTTCAAAGAAAATGAAAAAAACCAGGTAAAGCAAATCGGCGTCTTTCCGCCACTGGCCGCGCACCAGCCCGTCAGTCCTCTCTGTATCGCCTTCAGAGCCATCCGTCCGTTCTGTTACACACCTCCTTACCCAGTAGTTGGGTAGGTCCACTCACTGTTGTCTTTGCTATTCATTTTCTTCTTAATCTGATTGCCTATTCTCATGAAGTATACAATCAACCGATTGACCATTGCCTGTGTGTTGCTACTGGCGACCCGGTCAACAGGGGTCGCCCAGTTTTCGCTTGTTGGGCAACTCCGTACACGAACCGAACTCCGAAACGGGCTTGGTAATCTGGCGCCTAAAGATGCACCCGCAGCTTTTTTTACATCCCAGCGCACACGGCTCACATTCGGCTACAAATGGGATCGTATCCAGTTTCAGACCTCCATTCAGGATGTTCGGGTATGGGGGCAGGATGCGTCCACGATCAATAACGCCGATGGTAACCGCCTGATGGTTCACGAAGCCTGGGCCGAAGTGACACTCATCAACAGGGCTGACACGACCATCAAATTCAGACCTATCGAAAACCTTTCGCTTAAAATTGGCCGTCAGGAGCTTGTGTACGATGATGTTCGGCTGTTAGGCAATCTTGACTGGCTCCAGCAGGGGCGTCGATTTGATGCCGCTTTGCTGAAAGCGCAGCATAGAGGCTGGGCTCTCGACCTTGGAGTTGGCTTTAATCAAAACACCGATGCGTTTGGTATGGTAGGAGACAACTACACACCGGGGAACGTCCCCGCATCGGCTCTGTCGACCAAAAATGTGACGCTGGCGATTCCGGCCGGTTTCATTCCCACGGCCGGAAAGGGCGGTGCTCCGGTGCTGGCGACGCCACTGAGCACAAACGGGCAGAACCAGCAATTCAAGTCGTTTCAGATGGCTTACCTGGCACACAAGTTTAACCAGACGAAGTTCTCAGCTTTACTCTTTAAGGATGATTTTCAGAAATACCGATCTGATTCGCTGGGGAGTGCGGCAGCCGGTTACGTATATGGCAGGCGTTACGATGTGGCAGGTACGAATTCGCGAGTAACGTATGGAGCCATGCTGATCGGCCAGCTGGGCGATGCCTCTTCTAAATTGGGCAAAGTGCAGTGGCAGGCGTTTGCCTACGGACAGAACGGCAAAGACCGCGATGGCCTTAGTCTTAAAAAGGCGTACCACTACGGCGGTAACGTCATGTTCCAGAAAGGGTTGTTAAGCTTTGGCCCTGGCTACGAAGTACTTTCAGGAAACAATGCCACAACGATCCAATCGGGCGAAACCAGCCGCTTTGACCCACTATATGGTACTCCGCACCGCCATTGGGGCTATATGGATTATTTCTACGTAGGAACGGGGTCGCCGGCGGGTGGTTTGCAGGATGCCTTTCTGAAGTTCAAATACACTGGAATCCGTCTGACGACCACCTTCGATATGCACTATTTCGCGCTGGCCGCACCGACATACAACAAAATGCCCGATGCACCCATCGGCACGCTTCTGCCGAACAAACTGGGTATGGAATATGACTTCGTGGCCAATTATGCCCTCAGCCGATTTACGAGCCTGGAATTCGGCTATTCGATCATGAAGGGCACCAATAGCCTCGAATACACCAAGCAGGGCACGATGGATGAGAAAAATAAACTCGGTACCTGGTCGTACCTGATGATCAACATCCGTCCAGATTTTCTGGCTACCAAACGGTAGTCCTACCTAACCAACCTGTCAATCTCTAACCGTATAAACCGTATTGTCATGAATCCATCAACCAATAAACCACTGGAGTCTTTAAACATCTTCCGTTTTAGCGGTGTGCAGATGCGGACCTTCCACATCACATGGCTTACCTTCTTTGTCTGTTTCTTTGGCTGGTTTGGCCTGGCTCCGCTGATGCCTGCCATCCGGGCCGATCTGGGCCTGACGAAACCACAGGTGGGCAACACGATCATTGCAGCTGTGTCGGCTACGATCCTGGCCCGGCTGGTCGTCGGTCGGCTGTGCGATACCTGGGGACCGCGAAAAACCTACACCGCATTGCTCCTGTTGGGTGCCTTGCCGGTGATGTTCGTCGGACTGGCGCACGATTACACCACGTTCCTGTTGTTTCGCCTGGCCATTGGGGTCATTGGCGCGTCGTTCGTGATTACGCAGTTTCATACGTCGATGATGTTTGCGCCCAAAATCAAAGGGACGGCCAATGCTGTGGCCGGTGGCTGGGGCAATCTGGGCGGTGGCATCACCCAACTGGCCATGCCCGTCATTATGGCCGCCATTGTTGGGTTCGGCTACACCAAACCCGAAGCATGGCGCCTGGCGATGATCGTGCCGGGTGTTCTCATGCTCATTATGGCGTTCGTTTATTACCGATTTACTCAGGATACGCCCGCTGGTAATGTTGATGAAATTGAGCGTTCCGTGGCAACGGGCGAAAAGGTGAGCTTCTGGGCGGCCTGCGCCGATATTCGTGTGTGGGCGCTGGCGTTGGCCTATGCCTGCTGCTTCGGAATGGAAATCACATTTGATGGTGTGGCTGCCCTTTATTTCTTCGACAACTTCAAGCTGGAGGAAACGCAGGCGGGTTTCTGGGCTATGCTCTTTGGGGGCATGAACATTTTTGCCCGTGCGCTCGGCGGTATTGTAGCCGATAAAGTTGGTAACAAATACGGTATGCGGGGTAAGGGTATTTTGCTGGCAGGTATGCTGGTGCTGGAAGGCGTTGGTATCATGTTGTTCGCGCAAGCGGGGAGCCTGCCAATGGCGATTCTGTCCATGATCACCTTCGCCCTGTTCCTGAAAATGTCGAATGGCAGTACCTACGCCATTGTCCCGTTCGTGAACCCCAAAGCCGTTGGTGTTATATCCGGTGTGGTTGGTGCCGGGGGCAACCTGGGTGGTATGCTCATGGCCTTCCTATTTAAATCACAATCAATCAGTTACGGTCAGGCTTTCCTGTATATTGGCTGCGCCGTAGCGGCTGCGGGGCTCCTTTTGTTCCTGGTCAATTTCAGTAAATCAGTTGTTGTCGAACCGGCCGAAGCCGAATTACAGACAGCTTAAAAAATGATGAATGCTAAATGATGAGTTCAAATCGACCACAATTCATCATTTAGCATTCATCATTACCAATCTTATGACTCATCAAACGACCTGTTGCTATTGTGGTGTTGGCTGTGGAATTGTAGTCAAACAGGAACCGAACGGACGATTGACCGTTGAGGGCGATAAGCAGCACCCATCCAATCGGGGAATGCTGTGCTCGAAAGGCATGAATCTGCATTATACCGTCATGGATCAGTCAGACCGGCTGCTCTATCCGCAGATGCGTCTCAACCGAAACATGCCCATACAACGGGTAAGCTGGGATGCGGCTCTGGAACGGACGGCTGCTGTATTCAAAACGTTTATTCAGAAACACGGTCCGGATTCGGTTGCGTTTTATGTGTCGGGGCAATGCCTCACGGAAGAGTATTACCTGGTCAACAAACTCATCAAAGGGTTTATCGGCTCCAATAACATCGATACCAATTCCCGGCTCTGCATGAGTTCGGCGGTGGTGGGCTATAAGCTGTCATTGGGCGAAGATTCGGTGCCGGTTTGTTACGACGACATCGAAGAGGCCGACGTTTTTCTGGTGCAGGGGGCCAACCCCGCCTGGTGCCATCCCATCCTATGGCGTCGGATTGAGGCTCACAAAGCGGCTAATCCGAACGTCAAAATCATTTGTGTCGACCCGCGCCGAACCGATACCGCTCGTTCGTCGGATCTGCACTTGCCCATTCGTCCCGGAACCGACATTGTACTGAACAACGCCATCGGTCGATTATTAATCGAGAATGGCGATATCGATAATGAGTTTATAACCAATCATGCTGACGGGTTTACCACCTACAGCGAGCAGGTGATGCAGCGCAGTATTGACGAAGCCGCTGAAATCTGCGGTATCTCTCCCGAATCCATCCGGCAGGCGGCTGACTGGATTGGTCGCTCAAAAGGGTTTCTGTCACTCTGGACAATGGGGCTGAATCAGTCGGCTGTAGGAGTGAACAAAAACCTGTCGCTCATCAACCTGCACCTGATTACGGGTCGTATTGGTAAGCCCGGCAATGGCCCCTTCTCACTGACGGGACAGCCCAATGCCATGGGTGGGCGCGAAACGGGCGGTCTGGCCAATAGCCTGCCCGCTCATCGCGATGTTCTGAATGCCACGCACCGTGCTGAAGTCGAAGCGTTCTGGAACAGCCCGGTTAACATTGCCGCAAAACCCGGCCTGACGGCTACGGAAATGTTTGACGCGCTGGCTGACGATAAATTAAAGGCCATCTGGATTATCAATACCAATCCGTTGGTTAGTATGCCGGATGTCAATGCTGCTGAAACCGCCCTAAAAAACGCCCGGTTTGTGGTGGTTCAGGACGTATCGAACCGGGCCGATACGGTGCAGTTTGCTGATGTCGTACTACCCGCAGCGGCCTGGCTCGAAAAAGAAGGGACGATGACCAATGCCGAACGCCGGATTGCGTACTTGCCTAAAGTGCTCGACGCCCCTGGCGAAGCCTTGCCCGACTCGGAAATTATCTGGCGATTTGCCCAAAAAATGGGCTATAGTGACGCTTTTTCCTACTCGGATACCTCGGCTGTTTACGACGAATATGCCCAACTTACCAAAGGCACGAACGTCGATATTACGGGCATGAATTATGCTTTGCTCAAGCAGAAACGCACTATCCAATGGCCTTACCCGAAAGGTGTAAAAGGAGAGGAAAACCGTATACCAAAAATCCCGGCGGGGAACCGTGAAAGCCAAATCGGTACGAAGCGGCTTTTCACCGATCACAAATTTTACACACCAAATGGTCGGGCGCAAATCCATGCGATACCCGACGAAAATACATCTGAACCAACGGATGATGACTTTCCGCTCGTCTTAACCACTGGTCGTATTCGCGATCAGTGGCACACCATGACCAAGACCGGGCGCGTCGCTAAATTGAACCAGCACAGTCCGCAGCCCTTCCTGCAAATCCACCCGGCCGATGCAAAAGTACGCGGCATCGAAGAAGGTCAATTGGTTGAGGTTCGGGGCCGCAGGGGAGAGGTGCGGGTGAAAGCGCAACTAACGGAGGACGTTCGTCCCGGTTTGTGTTTTCTGCCCATGCACTGGGGAAAGGTAATGGCCGGATCGTCGGGGGGCAGCAACCTGAATCGGGCTAATAACCTGACGAATGCGCTGGTGGACCCGCGCTCCAAAGAACCCGATTTTAAGTTCTCGGCGGTGGAGGTTACACCTTACAGTAAACCCGTCGAAAAAATTATCATTATTGGCGCTGGTTCAGCCGGATTGGGCTTTATCAACGCGTATCGAGCCTTGAAATCAGGTCGCGTTGAGAACCCGGTTGATGACGAACTTCACGTTTTCTCGAAGGAAATTTACCCCTTCTACAACCGTGTCTTACTACCCGATTACATCAGTGGGGCGCAATCGTGGGACCAACTCGTTAAACTACGGGAAGACCAGTTTGCTGAAGCCCGTATCATTGTTCATAAGGGCGTTGGCATTGCGCATATCGACCGGGACGCGAAGGTCGTGGTCGATACCGACGGCATAGAGCATACCTACGACAAGATTATTCTGGGCACGGGTAGCCGGGCGTTTATGCCCAAAGGTATTCCTCGTTTGCCGGGAATCTTCAACATGCGTTCGCGGCTCGATGCCGATTCGCTCCTGCCATTCTTGAATCAGCGTGATCCTCATGCCGTCATTGTAGGTGGTGGTTTACTGGGGCTTGAACTGGCGGCTTCGTTGCGGCAAATAGATGTACGGGTAACGGTTATTCAGCGGGCAGGCCGATTTATGGAACGCCAGCTCGACTCATTAGCCAGTGAACTGCTATACCTGGAACTCCTCGATCGGGGTATCGAGGTCTACTTTAATGAAGAAGTACAGACCTTCATGGGTACCGATACCGTTGAAGGCATTCAATTAAAGTCGGGCAAAAAACTAAACTGCCAGGTGGTAGTGATGGCCATTGGCACAGTGCCCAACATCGAGCTCGCCCGCCAGGCGGGTCTTACCTGCAACCGGGGCGTGGTGGTAAACGATTATCTGCAAACCTCCGACCCCGACATTTTTGCCGCTGGCGAAGTGGCGCAGTGGAATGGCGAGATGTGGGGCATCACGCTAGCCGCTGAACAGCAGGCCGAAACGGCCGCCCGCTTCATCGCCGGTGATATTTCGCAACCGTACAAGGGAAGCCTTGCCATCAGCATTCTGAAAATGGAAGGCCTGCACCTGTGCAGTATGGGCCTGACCGAGGTGCCCGCCAATGCTGGCCGCGATTATGAAGAGATCATCTTTATCGACAAATCGAAGCGGTACTACAAAAAATGCATCGTTCAGGGCGATAAACTGGTTGGTGCCATTCTGGTTGGCGACAAAAACGAGTTTGCTGAGTTTCGGGAATTGATCGCCAATAGCACCGAATTATCCGAAAAGCGCCTTCAACTCCTGCGCGCCAGCAAAAAAGTCGATCCGCTGGAAGGTAAGCTGGTTTGTTCCTGCAACACCGTTGGTCAGGGTAACCTGGAACGGGCCATTCAGGCGGGTTGCACGGATTTTCAGCAGTTGTGCCAGAAGACCGGTGCCGGCACCGGCTGCGGCTCCTGCCGACCAGAAGTGCGGAGTATTTTGGAAACAATGAGTGAAAGACTGAAAGGGCGACAGAGTGCTATTACTGGATTAGCTCCCCTTGGGTTATTTGCTCTTTCGCTCTGTCAATCTTTCACTCATTAAATCTCATGCGCGATTATTATACCCTAAAAGTCAATATGCCCGCCGGAATTGTTTCGCCGGGTACGCTGCAAACGGTGTTGTCGCTGGCCTATGAAGCGAAGGTTCGGCGGGTGCGTTTTGGTGCCCGGCAGCAACTGCTGATGACGGTGCATTATGAAGACATGCGGTTTCTGGAGAAAGACCTGAAGCAGCACCAGATCTCATACGAGTTAAATACGGAGCAGTATCCAAATATTATTAGCTCCTATTGCGGAGAAAACGTCTTCCGAACCGGAGCCTGGCTGCGGGAAAGTGAGTACCATACGGTGCTGGATCAGTTTGATTATCAACCCCAGCTTAAAGTAAACCTATCTGACTCGAACCAGAGCTTTACACCGTTCTTTACCGGAAATCTCAATTTTATTGCCTCGCCCGAACCCCATTTCTGGTACCTGTACGTACGTCCGAAACAGCATAATAGCCTGTTCCGATGGCCGGAACTCGTGTACACCAACGACATTGGGCGGCTGGCCAGAGCGGTTGAAGAGGCTCTGCTGCAACAGGATTATTCGGGTGAAGAGGCCTTGTATAAGCTCGTTACGACCGGACAGAATTTTATCACTCAACCCGCTAATGAGGACGTCGAACTGCCTGATTTTTCGCTGCCGTATTACGAAGGGTTTAATCGATACGGTGAGCGTTCTTGGTTAGGGCTATACCGCCGGGATGAGCAGTTCTCGGTTGCGTTTTTACTGGATGTCTGCGCCTTATGCCTGAAAACCCGCATTGGAGAATTATGCGTTACGCCCTGGAAATCGCTTATTATCAAAGGAATTGAGGAGAAAGACCGGGCCACCTGGTCGTATGTACTGGGTAAACACAACATCAATGTGCGCCATGCCGCCAACGAGTTAGCCTGGCAAACCGAAGATCATACCGATGCCGGAACGGAGCTAAAAAATTACGTGATCCGGTATTTCGAGAAGAACGACACCCGCACGTTCGGCTTGTGTTTTGGTGTCCAGACGCGTGCTAAATCAGAAGTGTTTGGGTCCGTTTTAATTCGAAAACGCCCCTTGGTTCGGCTAGGTCAATTGGCTTTGTTCAGCGTGTATGACTTGTACTACACAGAGAATTTTAACCCCAACAGCCGGATCTATCATCTGGCCGAAAAAGGGCTGTTGAAGATGCACGTGCCCAATCAGTTAAATCGGCTGTGCCGCAAGTTCAACGCGCGCCGGTCGCAGGAGCGGGTGGAAACGGTTCGGGTAGAGAAAGAAAGAACAGAGTTAGCCCAGCCCGCCGAAACGACCAGCGTGCACCAATGTAGCCACTGTTTTACAGTTTACGACGCTCACTATGGCGATTCCCGGCATAGCATTCCAGCTGGCACGCCGTTCAGCCAGCTGCCCCCGGATTATGCCTGCCCAACCTGCGACGCGCCCAAATCAGACATGCATGCCGTAGAGGGGCTATCAGTTTCCTTTGGTGGTGTCAGTTTCTTAAAACTGACAAGCGAAGTTTCTTAAAACCTCATGTCAGTTTTAAGAATCGCATCAGCGACCCGGCTGACATCACCTAGACTAATGCCATTCCATGAGCATCAGCATCAGCGCGGCCATCTGGATGAGTGGGCTGTGAGAACACGGCCCACGGAAAAGGCGTCAATTTTTCAAAATTGACAGCACCGAACACAGGCAGTTTTTCCAAAAAAATCAGTATTATTAGGGTATGACTTCGCATACCAACGACCTCAAACAGCAAATCGAACACATTCTGCATTGGGAGCAGTCGTCCCATTGGCGCCTGCGCGATTTTGAGTCGTTGAGTCATTTAGTTTTCCTTCATACGAACCGGCAGCTGGATGCCCGCGAGTTGCAGGCGTTCTGGACATCCTCGGCCGTTCCCTCGCAATCGTTTCTGGATACCCTTGCCCGCTATGCCGATTACGCGGATTGGAACGAATTCTGTATCCGAAATTTTTATGGTGAAGTCGATCTCGGCGATGAGGCAGTGGCGCTTCATGCGCCGATGTGGGAAATTCCTATCAAATGGGTCATTTTGCTTTGCTGGCTATCGTTGGTTGTATCCGTTCTGGTCGCGATACTTCTGGTTTGGAAACACTAAACGATTCCCCTTATCACCGCGTTATTGTTCCATAGTTCCTAGTCAACAACCACAACCCAATTCAAGCGACCGAATGGTACGTTTTTCTTTATGCCTGAGCCTGTTGCTCAGCGCAACTCTGGTGCTGGCGCAATCTACACCCAAAGCGACGTCAGCCGCGAAAAAACCTGGGGCTTCGCAAGCCGCGATACCCAGCCTCAATAGCCCAATCCCACTCGACCCCGACGTTAAAGTCGGGAAATTACCCAACGGATTGACCTATTACATCCGCAAAAATGCGGAGCCAAAAAATCGGGCCGAATTGCGGCTGGTTATTCGGGCGGGCTCAGTACTGGAAAATGATAACCAGCAGGGACTGGCCCACTTCATGGAGCACATGGAGTTCAACGGTACCAAGAATTTTCCCAAAAATGAACTGGTCAATTTTCTGCAATCGGCGGGCGTTCGATTTGGTGCCGATTTGAATGCCTACACGGGCTTCGATGAAACGGTCTATCAACTGCCCGTTCCAACGGATTCTGCCCATGTCTTCAACCAGGCTTTCCAGATTCTGGAAGACTGGGCGCATAACGCCACCATTGACCCAACCGAAGTTGATAAAGAGCGGGGTGTTATTCTGGAAGAACGACGGCTGGGGCGTGGGGCTGGTCAGCGGATGCGGGATAAATATTTTCCGATTCTCTTAAATAACTCGCAGTATGCCAAGCGCCTTCCCATCGGTACCGAGCAGGTATTGACCACGTTCAAACCTGAGGTTCTGCGGCAGTTTTACAAAGATTGGTATCGACCCGATCTGATGGCCGTTATTGCCGTTGGCGATTTCGATATGAAGCAGGTAGAAGGGATCATCCGCGAAAAATTCGGCCGAATCCCCGCCGTCAAAGCGCCGAAACCACGCACGGAGTACGACATTCCGGCCCACAAAGACACAAAAGTGGTTATCGTAACCGACCCTGAACAGCCCAATACGGTTGTGCAGGTTATTTATAAGCGACCTGAGATCAAGGAAAAAACGCTAAATGACTTACGGGAGAGCATCAAACGAGGACTGTTTAACACCATGCTTGGCAACCGGATTCAGGAGTTGACTCAGCGTGCCGATCCGCCGTTTTTAGGGGGTTACAGCAATTACAGCGATTTTTTGGGCAACCTCGATGCGTTTACGTCCATTGCCGTGGCCAAGGAAGGAAATGTTGAGCGAGCCATCCGGGCTGTGCTCGATGAGAATGCCCGTGTAAAACAGTTTGGCTTTACGCCAACGGAGCTGGCTCGCGCCAAGCAGGAGTTTCTGACCAATGTAGAACAGGCTTACAGCGAACGGGATAAAACCCGTTCGGTCAATTATGTGAATGAATACGTGCAAAACTTTACGGATAAGGCCCCGTACACGAGCATTCAATTTTACTACAACTTTCTGAAAAAAGAGCAGGACGGCATTAAACTCGCCGAGGTCAACGCACTCGTCGATCAGTTTATCCACAACGATAACCGGGCGGTTATTGTCATGGCTCCCGAGAAAGATAAAGCCAAGCTCCCAACGGTTGAACAGATCATCCGCTATGTGGATGACGCGGGTAAAGGGCTGACGGCCTATGAAGATAAAACGCTGGATAGCCCACTGTTGGCCACTCAGCCAACTGCTTCGCCCGTGGTGAACGAAAAGCAGATCAAG
It encodes:
- a CDS encoding nitrate reductase, with the translated sequence MTHQTTCCYCGVGCGIVVKQEPNGRLTVEGDKQHPSNRGMLCSKGMNLHYTVMDQSDRLLYPQMRLNRNMPIQRVSWDAALERTAAVFKTFIQKHGPDSVAFYVSGQCLTEEYYLVNKLIKGFIGSNNIDTNSRLCMSSAVVGYKLSLGEDSVPVCYDDIEEADVFLVQGANPAWCHPILWRRIEAHKAANPNVKIICVDPRRTDTARSSDLHLPIRPGTDIVLNNAIGRLLIENGDIDNEFITNHADGFTTYSEQVMQRSIDEAAEICGISPESIRQAADWIGRSKGFLSLWTMGLNQSAVGVNKNLSLINLHLITGRIGKPGNGPFSLTGQPNAMGGRETGGLANSLPAHRDVLNATHRAEVEAFWNSPVNIAAKPGLTATEMFDALADDKLKAIWIINTNPLVSMPDVNAAETALKNARFVVVQDVSNRADTVQFADVVLPAAAWLEKEGTMTNAERRIAYLPKVLDAPGEALPDSEIIWRFAQKMGYSDAFSYSDTSAVYDEYAQLTKGTNVDITGMNYALLKQKRTIQWPYPKGVKGEENRIPKIPAGNRESQIGTKRLFTDHKFYTPNGRAQIHAIPDENTSEPTDDDFPLVLTTGRIRDQWHTMTKTGRVAKLNQHSPQPFLQIHPADAKVRGIEEGQLVEVRGRRGEVRVKAQLTEDVRPGLCFLPMHWGKVMAGSSGGSNLNRANNLTNALVDPRSKEPDFKFSAVEVTPYSKPVEKIIIIGAGSAGLGFINAYRALKSGRVENPVDDELHVFSKEIYPFYNRVLLPDYISGAQSWDQLVKLREDQFAEARIIVHKGVGIAHIDRDAKVVVDTDGIEHTYDKIILGTGSRAFMPKGIPRLPGIFNMRSRLDADSLLPFLNQRDPHAVIVGGGLLGLELAASLRQIDVRVTVIQRAGRFMERQLDSLASELLYLELLDRGIEVYFNEEVQTFMGTDTVEGIQLKSGKKLNCQVVVMAIGTVPNIELARQAGLTCNRGVVVNDYLQTSDPDIFAAGEVAQWNGEMWGITLAAEQQAETAARFIAGDISQPYKGSLAISILKMEGLHLCSMGLTEVPANAGRDYEEIIFIDKSKRYYKKCIVQGDKLVGAILVGDKNEFAEFRELIANSTELSEKRLQLLRASKKVDPLEGKLVCSCNTVGQGNLERAIQAGCTDFQQLCQKTGAGTGCGSCRPEVRSILETMSERLKGRQSAITGLAPLGLFALSLCQSFTH
- a CDS encoding rubredoxin domain-containing protein; amino-acid sequence: MRDYYTLKVNMPAGIVSPGTLQTVLSLAYEAKVRRVRFGARQQLLMTVHYEDMRFLEKDLKQHQISYELNTEQYPNIISSYCGENVFRTGAWLRESEYHTVLDQFDYQPQLKVNLSDSNQSFTPFFTGNLNFIASPEPHFWYLYVRPKQHNSLFRWPELVYTNDIGRLARAVEEALLQQDYSGEEALYKLVTTGQNFITQPANEDVELPDFSLPYYEGFNRYGERSWLGLYRRDEQFSVAFLLDVCALCLKTRIGELCVTPWKSLIIKGIEEKDRATWSYVLGKHNINVRHAANELAWQTEDHTDAGTELKNYVIRYFEKNDTRTFGLCFGVQTRAKSEVFGSVLIRKRPLVRLGQLALFSVYDLYYTENFNPNSRIYHLAEKGLLKMHVPNQLNRLCRKFNARRSQERVETVRVEKERTELAQPAETTSVHQCSHCFTVYDAHYGDSRHSIPAGTPFSQLPPDYACPTCDAPKSDMHAVEGLSVSFGGVSFLKLTSEVS